A region from the Rheinheimera mangrovi genome encodes:
- a CDS encoding acyl-CoA thioesterase, translating to MFKEIIQPRFNETDALGHINNTVLTQWFEGARDPIFKLFTPDLDTRQWRLILASIQVQFKAELFYGVPVELRTGISMVGNSSFEVHQEAWQKDQCCALGKAVLVQYDFVAKQKLLLNTEQKAALTEHLVSAS from the coding sequence ATGTTTAAAGAAATTATTCAGCCTCGTTTTAACGAGACAGACGCTTTAGGTCATATCAACAATACAGTGCTGACGCAGTGGTTTGAAGGGGCAAGGGATCCTATATTCAAATTATTTACACCTGATCTCGACACCAGACAGTGGCGATTAATACTCGCCAGTATCCAGGTGCAATTTAAAGCCGAACTGTTTTATGGCGTGCCGGTTGAATTACGTACCGGGATCAGCATGGTTGGTAACAGTTCGTTTGAAGTGCATCAAGAGGCCTGGCAAAAGGATCAGTGCTGCGCTTTGGGTAAAGCTGTGTTAGTGCAATACGACTTTGTCGCTAAACAAAAACTGTTGCTGAACACAGAACAAAAAGCAGCCTTAACCGAACATCTGGTTTCAGCCAGCTAA
- a CDS encoding sigma 54-interacting transcriptional regulator, translating to MSNGARLLLVDDDPSLLRLLTLRLEGEGYQVISADCAETALVLLGKNKVDVVLSDLRMPGLDGMALFDEIAKRHAGLPVVLMTAHGSIPEAVAATQRGVFGFLTKPLNNNDLRDILAQAVHQSHVPSKDEWRTDIITRSKVMEQVLDQAYRVAQRDVSVLITGASGTGKEMLAKAIHKASPRAKGHFVAINCGALPEHLLESELFGHTKGAFTGAVTEHLGLFREADGGTLFLDEIGDMPMPLQVKLLRALQERQIRPVGSTKTIAIDVRVLSATHRDLKQAMQEQSFREDLYYRLNVVNLQLPTLRERAEDIPLLARHVLQLNAERHGVQVNRFSEDAMQALVTAQWPGNVRQLVNVVEQCVALTQSPVLSVALVEQALSQNRSFWPTLSEARDQFERQYLIWVLKMAEGNVTRAAELAGRNRTDFHKLLKKHELSAAQVSEQSDELE from the coding sequence ATGAGCAATGGCGCCCGGTTATTGCTGGTGGATGATGATCCCAGCTTATTACGTTTACTAACGCTGCGTCTGGAAGGTGAAGGTTATCAAGTGATCAGTGCGGATTGCGCTGAAACAGCGCTAGTGCTGCTGGGTAAAAATAAAGTCGATGTAGTGCTGAGTGATTTGCGTATGCCGGGTTTAGACGGCATGGCTTTGTTTGATGAAATCGCCAAGCGCCATGCTGGTTTACCTGTAGTCTTGATGACAGCGCACGGTTCTATTCCTGAAGCCGTGGCTGCCACTCAGCGTGGTGTCTTTGGTTTTCTAACTAAGCCTTTGAATAATAACGATTTGCGCGACATTTTGGCTCAGGCTGTGCATCAGTCCCATGTGCCAAGCAAAGATGAGTGGCGCACTGATATTATTACCCGCAGCAAAGTGATGGAGCAGGTGCTGGATCAGGCCTACAGAGTAGCGCAGCGGGATGTCAGCGTATTAATCACTGGTGCCAGCGGTACAGGTAAAGAAATGCTGGCCAAAGCCATTCATAAAGCCAGTCCAAGGGCTAAAGGCCATTTTGTCGCTATTAACTGTGGTGCTTTACCTGAGCATTTGTTGGAATCTGAGCTTTTTGGTCACACCAAAGGGGCTTTTACCGGCGCAGTGACAGAGCACTTGGGTTTATTCCGCGAAGCCGACGGCGGCACTTTGTTCCTCGATGAAATTGGTGATATGCCGATGCCATTGCAGGTGAAGTTATTGCGGGCTTTGCAGGAGCGGCAAATCCGCCCTGTGGGTAGCACTAAGACTATTGCCATAGATGTGCGGGTGTTGTCGGCAACACACCGTGATTTAAAACAGGCGATGCAGGAACAGAGCTTCCGCGAAGATTTGTATTACCGCTTAAACGTGGTGAATTTGCAGTTGCCAACCTTAAGAGAAAGAGCGGAAGATATTCCGCTATTGGCCCGTCACGTCTTGCAGCTAAATGCGGAGCGCCATGGTGTGCAGGTGAACCGCTTTTCTGAAGACGCGATGCAGGCACTGGTGACAGCGCAGTGGCCAGGCAACGTGCGTCAATTGGTCAACGTGGTAGAGCAATGTGTGGCCTTAACCCAAAGCCCTGTGCTGAGTGTGGCTTTGGTCGAACAGGCGCTTTCACAAAACCGTAGTTTCTGGCCGACTTTAAGTGAAGCCCGTGATCAGTTTGAACGCCAGTATTTAATCTGGGTGTTAAAAATGGCTGAAGGTAATGTCACCCGGGCTGCTGAACTTGCCGGGCGCAACAGAACAGACTTTCATAAACTACTGAAAAAACATGAACTCAGCGCAGCTCAGGTGTCAGAGCAAAGCGATGAATTAGAATAG
- a CDS encoding EAL domain-containing protein, with product MWLSQIVKKKRHWQQLLSVLVLLLVNTSFYSIGQLQLQQRQQQWQQWLVLQPLQQQSWLVSEQGQLKLLSNPPATAADFVALDGSNPVLHISPDLVQSWSALSYLMLNLPFVIWLAWLLWIRSYQQQFRQELQQLEQQTQLLLTHLELPFHRETNPATQLQRVLLKLQNWQKRDSEIRQLVRVQGLVDHELAIGNRVFFESRLNHYLTESTEVASGAVFLVQLSHPEPHLTNLIKLQRLRGCVELIAELASGWSDAVMARLADNDLVLLIPGLTGKEAEQLGDRMAQVLSQANFFEDCQDFDLVHIGFVLYQQGQSSYQLMAEADMALKTAQLQGPNAAYGFNDPQKPKIKGSVWWRTELHNALKENRFLLSFQPVFSWQDNDVLQHEVLVRLASSDGDKLAAALFLPMAANCGLVSAIDQYVLIKVAKLSETEALEHCRCSVNLNTQSLLDEGWWHWLQQQVGNGTIVAKDLALEFHEHHLIKQYKSLKPKLQQLHQWGFELIVDHVGLSLDATPYTDELPIRMLKIHPAVVRGIDHQLEQQLFIRGLLASCVGKDIKVIATGVEQDPEWQCLKKLGVVGAQGYYFSQPLARLIAQNQLSD from the coding sequence ATGTGGTTAAGCCAGATAGTTAAAAAGAAACGCCATTGGCAGCAGTTGCTTAGTGTGTTGGTATTATTGTTGGTCAATACCAGCTTTTATAGTATTGGACAGTTACAACTACAGCAGCGCCAGCAGCAATGGCAGCAATGGCTTGTTTTGCAACCGCTGCAACAACAGTCCTGGCTTGTCAGTGAACAAGGTCAGCTAAAGCTTTTATCCAACCCGCCTGCAACAGCTGCGGATTTTGTCGCTTTGGATGGCTCTAATCCGGTGTTACACATCTCTCCAGATTTGGTGCAAAGCTGGAGTGCACTCTCTTATCTGATGTTAAACCTGCCATTTGTGATCTGGCTGGCGTGGTTGCTATGGATCCGTTCTTATCAGCAGCAATTCAGGCAGGAACTACAGCAGTTGGAACAGCAAACTCAATTGCTCCTTACTCACTTAGAGTTGCCCTTTCATCGCGAAACCAACCCTGCAACTCAGTTGCAGCGGGTTTTATTAAAGCTGCAAAACTGGCAAAAACGCGATAGCGAAATTCGTCAATTGGTGCGGGTACAGGGCTTGGTCGATCACGAGCTGGCGATAGGCAACAGAGTGTTTTTTGAAAGTCGCTTAAATCATTATTTAACTGAAAGCACAGAAGTAGCGAGTGGCGCTGTGTTTTTAGTTCAGTTATCGCACCCTGAACCCCATCTTACTAATCTGATTAAGTTGCAGCGTTTAAGAGGTTGCGTTGAGCTTATTGCTGAATTGGCATCAGGTTGGTCCGATGCGGTTATGGCAAGGCTGGCAGATAACGACCTGGTTTTATTGATCCCTGGTTTAACCGGAAAAGAGGCTGAACAATTGGGTGACCGTATGGCGCAAGTATTGAGCCAGGCCAACTTTTTTGAGGACTGCCAGGATTTTGATCTAGTCCATATAGGTTTTGTGTTGTACCAGCAAGGGCAAAGTTCCTACCAGTTAATGGCAGAAGCCGATATGGCATTAAAAACGGCTCAGTTGCAGGGACCTAATGCTGCTTATGGCTTTAATGATCCACAAAAGCCAAAAATTAAAGGTTCAGTCTGGTGGCGCACTGAATTACACAACGCTTTGAAAGAAAATCGATTTTTACTGAGTTTTCAACCGGTGTTTTCCTGGCAGGATAATGATGTATTGCAACATGAAGTATTGGTGCGCCTTGCCAGCAGCGATGGTGACAAATTGGCTGCTGCATTGTTTTTGCCCATGGCTGCAAACTGCGGTCTGGTGAGCGCCATTGATCAATATGTATTGATCAAAGTGGCCAAACTCAGTGAAACCGAAGCACTGGAGCATTGCCGTTGCAGTGTGAACTTAAACACTCAATCTTTGCTGGATGAAGGCTGGTGGCATTGGCTGCAGCAACAGGTTGGCAATGGAACTATAGTGGCTAAGGATCTGGCTTTGGAATTTCATGAACATCACTTAATTAAACAGTACAAGAGCCTGAAACCTAAACTGCAGCAACTGCATCAGTGGGGCTTCGAGTTGATCGTAGATCATGTTGGATTGAGTCTGGATGCCACACCTTATACTGATGAATTGCCTATACGAATGTTAAAAATTCACCCTGCTGTAGTACGGGGTATTGATCATCAACTGGAGCAACAACTATTTATTCGTGGCTTATTGGCTTCGTGTGTTGGCAAAGACATTAAAGTCATTGCGACCGGGGTAGAGCAAGACCCTGAATGGCAGTGCCTGAAAAAATTGGGTGTTGTAGGCGCACAGGGCTATTATTTCAGCCAGCCGCTGGCCCGTCTTATTGCTCAAAACCAGTTGTCGGACTAG
- the ggt gene encoding gamma-glutamyltransferase encodes MKKILLCSFIALSPQLMAYDRITGADFASRSEVIAPHAMAATSQPLATQIALDIMKQGGTAVDAAIAANAALGLMEPTGNGIGGDLYAIIWDGKTNKIYGLNASGRSPKGLTHKQLAKELKKLGREDLPPYGMLPISVPGAVDGWFEMHQKFGKLPMTQILQPAITYAEQGFPVSELIAYYWDRSVPKLKDQPGDFVGTFTINGKAPAKGEMFKNPDLAATYKAIATGGRDAFYKGDIAKSIDGFMKANGGYLRYEDFASHKSDWVEPVSVNYRGYDVWELPPNGQGIAALQMLQILKNFDLKAMGYNSVESIHTLVEAKKLAFEDRAKFYADTDFNKLPIKGLISEAYGKERAKLIGANAAQRVDAGNPAAYEGDTIYMTTADNDGTMVSLIQSNYRGMGSGVVAPGTGFGFQDRGQMFSMDQKHANAYEPGKRPFQTIIPAFISKDGKPLTSFGVMGGAMQPQGHVQIVVNMVDYGMNLQEAGDAARWQHLGSTEPTDPQATYLTNGGYVQLEKGVPYETARELMKKGHDVRYALGEFGGYQAIMKDPKTGVYYGASESRKDGQAAGY; translated from the coding sequence ATGAAAAAAATCTTACTCTGCAGCTTTATAGCGTTATCCCCTCAACTGATGGCGTATGACCGTATCACAGGCGCTGATTTTGCCAGCCGCTCCGAAGTGATAGCGCCGCATGCCATGGCCGCTACCAGCCAGCCATTAGCCACTCAAATTGCTTTGGATATTATGAAACAAGGTGGCACAGCAGTAGATGCTGCTATTGCTGCCAATGCTGCTTTAGGCCTGATGGAACCCACAGGCAACGGTATAGGTGGTGATTTGTACGCCATTATCTGGGACGGTAAAACCAATAAAATTTATGGCCTCAATGCTTCAGGCCGCTCACCTAAAGGCTTAACTCATAAACAACTGGCCAAAGAGCTGAAAAAGCTCGGCCGTGAAGACTTGCCACCTTATGGCATGCTCCCCATCAGCGTACCTGGCGCAGTAGATGGCTGGTTTGAGATGCACCAGAAGTTTGGCAAATTGCCTATGACGCAAATTCTGCAACCTGCCATTACTTATGCCGAACAAGGTTTTCCAGTCAGCGAGCTGATCGCTTACTACTGGGATAGATCAGTACCCAAGCTCAAAGATCAGCCGGGTGATTTTGTCGGTACTTTTACCATCAATGGCAAAGCACCAGCTAAAGGCGAGATGTTTAAAAACCCAGACTTAGCTGCCACATATAAAGCCATAGCTACGGGCGGTCGTGATGCTTTTTACAAAGGCGACATTGCCAAAAGTATCGATGGCTTTATGAAAGCCAATGGCGGTTATCTGCGTTATGAAGATTTTGCCAGCCATAAATCGGATTGGGTAGAACCTGTATCCGTAAACTACCGTGGTTATGATGTCTGGGAATTACCGCCAAATGGTCAGGGCATAGCAGCTTTGCAGATGCTGCAAATTCTGAAAAACTTCGACTTAAAAGCTATGGGTTACAACAGTGTTGAAAGTATTCACACCTTAGTGGAAGCAAAAAAACTAGCCTTTGAAGACAGAGCCAAGTTTTATGCCGACACCGATTTTAACAAGCTGCCCATCAAAGGCCTGATTTCTGAGGCTTATGGTAAAGAGCGCGCTAAATTAATTGGAGCTAATGCCGCTCAGCGTGTGGATGCAGGCAATCCAGCAGCCTATGAAGGCGATACCATTTATATGACCACAGCCGACAACGACGGCACTATGGTGTCACTGATCCAAAGTAACTACCGTGGCATGGGTTCAGGTGTGGTAGCGCCCGGTACTGGTTTTGGTTTCCAGGACAGAGGCCAGATGTTTTCTATGGATCAAAAACACGCCAATGCTTACGAGCCTGGCAAACGCCCATTCCAGACTATTATTCCAGCCTTTATCAGTAAAGACGGCAAACCTTTGACCAGCTTTGGTGTGATGGGCGGTGCTATGCAGCCTCAGGGCCATGTGCAGATTGTCGTCAATATGGTGGATTACGGCATGAACCTGCAGGAAGCAGGAGATGCAGCGCGCTGGCAACATCTGGGCAGCACTGAGCCTACCGATCCACAGGCTACTTATTTAACCAATGGTGGTTATGTTCAGTTGGAAAAAGGTGTGCCTTATGAAACAGCCCGTGAGCTGATGAAAAAAGGCCATGATGTGCGTTACGCTTTGGGTGAGTTTGGTGGCTATCAGGCCATTATGAAAGACCCTAAAACCGGCGTTTATTACGGTGCTTCTGAATCCCGTAAAGACGGCCAGGCCGCAGGGTATTAG
- a CDS encoding sensor histidine kinase: MRMPVQPASLRQFVLLSFFMALIPLGVLLWQSHSALSDVSRYAIAEAESSVANVRRAENMQKLVNDIERSVLQFSILKTDALSQLAATHLNNYQQNLGSVCLNLEQPVLCAQQQQQLELLFNSYLHESNEELSPILQKIRQQQVQLTQVIWALLEQRLQQQQVYAEEAQSHLAWQTVALVVLTLLMVLWASARITAPVKMLDTMIRSIGQASHHFPHDKVDGPRELTELGEQLRWLASRLQQLEALRLILLRHASHELKTPLSSIREGCALLSEQLVGPLNPQQMEVVSLLNGSADRLSVLTEQLLDYNKLLQQAKPEFDWHDSETLLQNCFNDHALSLQQREQKIVLNCQLPRIYTDSMLFRRILDNLINNAQAYGAEGSNVWVNLRQHDKFMLLDVANNGTPIPAELRAKLFEPFQRGKAPRFDAVQGSGLGLSIVADCARLLGGLAEIIDVSYADVCIQVRLPLVEDAV; encoded by the coding sequence ATGCGAATGCCTGTTCAGCCTGCTTCCTTGCGGCAGTTTGTTTTACTCAGCTTTTTTATGGCGTTAATCCCGCTTGGGGTTTTGTTGTGGCAAAGTCATAGTGCTTTATCTGATGTCAGCCGTTATGCCATAGCTGAAGCCGAAAGCTCAGTGGCTAATGTGCGTCGCGCTGAAAATATGCAAAAGCTGGTGAACGACATTGAACGCTCCGTATTGCAGTTTAGCATTCTGAAAACTGATGCCTTATCGCAACTGGCGGCCACCCATTTAAATAACTACCAGCAGAACCTGGGGTCTGTTTGTCTTAATCTGGAGCAGCCTGTACTTTGTGCACAGCAGCAGCAGCAACTTGAATTGTTGTTCAACAGCTATCTGCATGAAAGTAACGAAGAACTGAGTCCTATTCTGCAAAAAATCCGCCAGCAGCAGGTGCAACTGACCCAAGTGATCTGGGCTTTGCTGGAGCAAAGATTACAACAACAGCAAGTCTATGCCGAAGAAGCACAAAGTCATCTGGCCTGGCAAACGGTGGCTTTAGTGGTGTTGACCTTATTGATGGTGCTGTGGGCATCAGCCCGTATTACAGCGCCGGTGAAAATGCTGGATACCATGATCCGCTCTATAGGGCAGGCCAGTCATCATTTCCCGCATGACAAAGTCGATGGTCCACGTGAACTGACTGAACTTGGTGAGCAGTTACGCTGGCTGGCATCACGTTTACAGCAACTGGAAGCCTTGCGACTGATTTTATTACGTCATGCATCCCATGAATTAAAAACACCTTTATCCAGTATCCGTGAAGGCTGCGCTCTGTTAAGCGAACAGTTGGTTGGGCCTTTAAATCCGCAGCAAATGGAAGTGGTGAGTTTACTCAATGGCAGTGCTGACCGTTTAAGTGTACTGACGGAACAGCTGCTGGATTACAACAAATTATTGCAACAAGCCAAGCCCGAGTTTGACTGGCATGACAGCGAAACTCTGCTACAAAACTGCTTTAATGACCATGCGTTATCCTTGCAGCAGCGCGAGCAGAAAATTGTGCTGAATTGTCAGTTGCCGCGTATCTATACCGACTCTATGTTGTTCAGACGTATTCTGGATAACCTGATTAATAACGCACAGGCGTATGGGGCTGAGGGCAGTAATGTTTGGGTCAATTTACGTCAGCATGATAAATTTATGTTGTTGGATGTAGCAAATAACGGCACCCCTATTCCTGCTGAATTGCGGGCTAAATTGTTTGAACCTTTCCAGCGTGGTAAAGCCCCACGCTTTGACGCAGTGCAAGGTTCAGGTTTAGGTTTATCTATTGTCGCCGACTGCGCCCGTTTATTAGGTGGTCTGGCAGAAATTATCGATGTCAGTTACGCCGATGTGTGTATTCAGGTGCGTTTACCTTTAGTTGAGGATGCGGTATGA
- a CDS encoding adenosine deaminase family protein, whose product MHFYSLDFIKEMPKSDLHLHLDGSLRLDSLIEMAAKAGVKLPSQTVEGLKELVFKDSYQNLGEYLHCFQYTCAVLRDMDNLERAAYELAIDNQLEGVNYIEVRFAPQLLIDLPTGIDFDRVMHAVNNGLKKAQLEYNSQAVVLNGDKPPFAYGIINCAMRMFGDKGFSPYYTNLFQLMRDFSPIEVIKLAAMELVRASVRLRDEAGIPIVALDLAGQESGYPASKFKEVYEFAHQHFLLKTLHAGEAYGAESVFEAITECYADRIGHGYSLFVPEMIQDPSIKDKQKYIRELASYIADKRIAIEVCLTSNLQTNPGISDIKAHKLGDMLDHRIVTVICTDNRLVSNTTVSREYKLALDNFDIPLKRLKDMVAYGFKKSFFPGSYVEKRQYAKQCLEYFDKVAQKYGFIN is encoded by the coding sequence ATGCATTTTTACTCTCTTGATTTTATTAAAGAAATGCCAAAGTCTGATCTGCATTTGCATTTAGATGGCAGCTTGCGTTTAGACAGCCTGATTGAAATGGCAGCTAAAGCTGGTGTGAAACTGCCGAGTCAGACGGTGGAAGGCTTAAAAGAGCTGGTTTTTAAAGATAGCTATCAGAATCTGGGCGAATACCTGCATTGTTTCCAATATACCTGTGCAGTGCTGCGCGATATGGATAATCTGGAGCGCGCAGCTTACGAGCTTGCTATCGATAACCAGCTTGAAGGTGTGAACTACATCGAAGTGCGTTTTGCTCCTCAGCTGTTAATCGACCTGCCAACAGGCATTGATTTTGACCGGGTTATGCACGCAGTCAACAATGGTCTGAAAAAAGCTCAGCTGGAATACAATAGCCAGGCTGTGGTTCTCAATGGCGACAAACCGCCTTTTGCCTACGGCATTATCAACTGCGCCATGCGGATGTTTGGCGACAAAGGTTTTTCACCTTATTACACTAATTTATTCCAGTTGATGCGGGATTTTAGTCCTATTGAAGTCATTAAGTTGGCGGCGATGGAATTAGTGCGTGCCAGTGTGCGGTTGCGGGATGAAGCTGGTATTCCAATAGTGGCTTTGGACTTAGCAGGGCAGGAGTCTGGTTATCCGGCCAGCAAATTTAAAGAAGTCTATGAGTTTGCTCATCAGCACTTTTTACTGAAAACCCTGCATGCCGGTGAAGCTTATGGTGCTGAAAGTGTGTTCGAAGCTATTACTGAATGCTATGCCGACCGCATAGGACATGGTTATTCGCTGTTTGTGCCGGAGATGATCCAGGATCCTTCGATCAAGGATAAACAAAAGTACATTCGTGAACTGGCTTCTTATATAGCCGACAAACGTATTGCTATTGAAGTCTGTTTAACCAGTAATCTGCAAACCAACCCAGGTATCAGCGACATTAAGGCGCATAAACTGGGTGATATGTTGGATCACCGTATTGTCACTGTGATTTGCACTGACAACAGATTGGTGTCGAATACTACCGTCAGCCGTGAATACAAACTGGCGTTGGATAACTTTGATATTCCGCTGAAGCGCTTAAAAGATATGGTGGCCTACGGTTTTAAGAAAAGCTTTTTTCCGGGTAGCTATGTAGAGAAGCGCCAGTACGCTAAGCAATGTTTAGAGTACTTTGATAAAGTCGCGCAAAAATACGGCTTTATTAACTAA
- a CDS encoding 2OG-Fe(II) oxygenase → MNDFIEVYDDVLPAEFCQQLIRLFEQSPHTTAGRTGGGVDTSKKLSTDLYLNQYQDYHPALSEIIKYTTSYVAQYFRKYHFALIGPVSMTVPHPSENRMVTVTADNYQQLGAPQADNFMRTLYRLGPIQMQKYQQGKGNYGYWHSEVYPQLPNNEPLHRTLLFMFYLNDVAEGGQTEFYYQNKAIQPKAGRMVIAPAYFTHTHRGCVPISSDKYILTSWVLFNRAEQLYSTKA, encoded by the coding sequence ATGAATGATTTTATTGAAGTTTATGATGATGTATTACCGGCGGAGTTTTGTCAGCAACTGATCAGGCTATTTGAGCAGAGCCCTCATACGACAGCAGGGCGCACTGGCGGTGGAGTTGATACCAGTAAAAAATTAAGCACTGACTTGTATTTAAATCAGTATCAGGACTATCACCCAGCTCTGAGTGAGATTATTAAGTACACCACCAGTTATGTGGCGCAGTATTTTAGGAAGTACCATTTTGCGCTGATTGGCCCTGTCAGCATGACAGTGCCGCACCCTTCTGAAAACCGAATGGTGACGGTCACTGCGGATAATTATCAGCAACTGGGAGCACCGCAGGCGGACAACTTTATGCGTACCTTATACCGGCTTGGGCCTATTCAGATGCAAAAATACCAGCAAGGCAAAGGCAATTATGGCTACTGGCACTCAGAGGTGTACCCGCAGTTGCCGAACAATGAGCCATTGCATCGTACTTTGCTGTTTATGTTTTATTTAAATGATGTGGCAGAAGGTGGCCAGACTGAGTTTTATTACCAGAATAAAGCGATTCAACCTAAAGCCGGACGCATGGTGATAGCTCCGGCTTACTTTACTCATACCCACAGAGGTTGTGTGCCAATATCATCTGACAAATACATACTAACCAGTTGGGTGCTGTTTAACAGAGCTGAACAGCTATACAGCACCAAGGCGTAA
- a CDS encoding arylamine N-acetyltransferase family protein: MYAENFQLASYLKRIGYTGSLDRNAETLTKLMRAQLFSVAFENLDVQAGKIVSLVLEQIVDKIIGQGRGGYCYEVNGLFAMALQALGFSYKFVACRPMFYPVRRPKTHMVLLVEADGEDWICDLGFGSYGIRAPIALSSLEQVQQQDFDQFRLTTEQSGAYVVQAWVDGQWLSQFGFEPYASEWVDFMPANYLNSTHPDTIFVQKLLVIKHHEQGRDILLGDQLKQIRADGTQVQQLSAQQREETLNQLLQ; this comes from the coding sequence ATGTACGCAGAAAATTTCCAGTTAGCCTCTTACCTGAAACGTATTGGTTATACAGGCTCTTTAGATCGCAATGCTGAAACCTTAACCAAGCTGATGCGAGCTCAGCTCTTTAGTGTTGCCTTTGAAAACCTGGATGTGCAGGCCGGCAAGATAGTTTCGTTAGTGCTGGAACAGATAGTAGATAAAATCATTGGACAAGGCCGCGGCGGTTATTGTTATGAGGTCAATGGCCTCTTTGCCATGGCTTTGCAGGCTTTAGGTTTCAGCTATAAGTTTGTTGCCTGTCGTCCTATGTTTTACCCGGTGCGCCGGCCTAAAACTCATATGGTATTGCTGGTGGAAGCCGATGGAGAAGACTGGATTTGTGACTTAGGTTTTGGCAGCTACGGTATTCGGGCTCCTATCGCTTTATCGTCATTAGAACAAGTGCAGCAACAAGACTTTGATCAGTTCCGTTTAACCACAGAACAAAGTGGTGCTTATGTGGTGCAAGCCTGGGTCGATGGTCAGTGGTTAAGTCAGTTTGGTTTTGAGCCTTATGCCAGTGAGTGGGTGGATTTTATGCCAGCCAACTACCTCAATAGCACTCATCCGGATACCATTTTTGTGCAGAAGTTATTGGTGATTAAACATCACGAACAAGGCCGCGATATCCTGCTGGGAGACCAGCTAAAACAAATACGTGCTGATGGCACCCAAGTGCAGCAGTTAAGTGCACAACAGCGGGAAGAAACACTAAATCAGTTGTTGCAGTAA
- a CDS encoding GNAT family N-acetyltransferase has protein sequence MEWQVAGFNQLDSYTVYAMLQLRVDVFVVEQNCPYPELDNKDLHPQTRHILLKKGDKILAYARVLAPGVSYENSPALGRICVSQTARRLALGRGLVDKALDVAGSCWPDMEIRISAQCYLQRFYESFGFIACSEPYLEDDIPHLEMARPVAPLSA, from the coding sequence ATGGAATGGCAAGTAGCAGGCTTTAATCAACTGGATTCGTACACCGTGTATGCCATGCTGCAATTGCGGGTAGACGTATTTGTAGTTGAACAAAACTGTCCTTATCCGGAGTTGGACAACAAAGATTTACACCCACAAACCCGGCATATTCTGCTGAAGAAAGGCGACAAAATTCTCGCTTACGCCCGTGTGCTGGCACCAGGTGTCAGTTATGAAAACAGCCCGGCTTTAGGCCGTATTTGTGTATCTCAAACTGCACGTCGACTCGCCTTAGGTCGGGGGTTAGTAGATAAAGCTCTGGATGTCGCGGGCAGTTGTTGGCCTGATATGGAGATCCGTATTTCCGCTCAGTGTTACCTGCAACGCTTTTACGAATCTTTTGGTTTTATCGCCTGCAGTGAACCTTATCTGGAAGACGATATTCCGCATCTGGAAATGGCTCGTCCCGTTGCACCTTTAAGTGCATAA
- a CDS encoding DUF2288 domain-containing protein, which yields MHENFEVEPDVLKAKIISETARINWLELQKFYAAGSVIQVSAELDLVEVAFAFSQDDKTAVQSWLQAGLVDRVGDSQAQLWVEQKAELWAVVISPWILVQDKAGSSTH from the coding sequence ATGCACGAGAATTTTGAAGTAGAACCCGATGTACTCAAAGCCAAAATCATCAGCGAAACAGCCCGTATTAACTGGCTGGAGCTGCAAAAGTTTTATGCTGCAGGTTCCGTGATTCAGGTCTCCGCTGAACTGGATTTAGTGGAGGTGGCTTTTGCTTTTAGTCAGGATGACAAAACTGCAGTGCAGAGCTGGCTACAGGCTGGTTTAGTCGACAGAGTAGGCGATAGTCAGGCCCAGCTGTGGGTTGAGCAAAAGGCCGAACTTTGGGCCGTAGTGATTTCTCCCTGGATTTTAGTGCAGGACAAAGCCGGTTCATCCACTCATTAA